Genomic DNA from Aerosakkonema funiforme FACHB-1375:
TTTGGCTATCGTATCGGTAAAATAGGTGAATTATCGGCAGAATCAACAAATAAGTTGTATGGCGTCAATTCTGCTTTGCGATCGATTCGCCTCTACCACCAAGATGCAGACCACGGTCTCATCCGTCTAATGGTATGGGAAAACCCTACCAATGAGGGATTGCAGATGTCATCAATGAAGGTGAAAGGAAACCGTTGGGGAACTGCATTGACTGCTGATGTGTTGAATATTTCCAATCATGCTGAAGAAGCAGTAAAAGCAGGTTTGCCAGTCAAATACATCTATCCGCAATGGGATGTAATCTATAACAAAGACAGAAAGGTACGTCCTTTTGTCGAGCCTGCTATTGGTGTGCGGGAAATGGTGATGCTTCAACCTTTAACTCGCCAAATTTTCTTTCAAAGATTCAATTATACTGTGACCAATTACGGCAAAATTAATGAAAGCGCACATTTCAAAACGAGCCAGATAACTCACATGGGAATAGTGGTTCAAGATGATAGCAGAGAAACGTTCCGTTTTTATGAAGAAACGCTGGGTTTGCTGCGCGTGCGGGATGAGGACGAAACAAGTTATGAAAGTTCTGAAACAGCAAGACCGATTTTTGACCTTCAGCCGAATGAAAGATTTTTTGTAACAACTTTTGACGATCCGCGTTCGTCAAAATCAGATTGGCAGGCGGTGCGATCGGGTAGACTTTATATTGTGCGATTTCCGGAATCTATTCAATTAGAAAATCATCTCGATAAGGCGCAACCGGGATGTTTGGGAATGTCGCTTTACACTTATCGCGTGCGAGGAATAGAAGATTATTTCCATCGCGTTAAGGCGAGTGCGGCTCAAAATATCACAGAAATTGAAACCAACGAGTTTGGAGAACAAAGTTTTTCTTTCGTCTCACCCGATGGCTATTTCTGGACATTGCTTTCAATGTAGCTGTAGGTTGGGTTTCGTACCTCAACCCAACTTGTTATTTTAGATGGTTTGGTTTCGCTCAGATAAACCCAACCTACAAATTGATTATTTGAGTACGAATATAGAAATACAAAGTCAAAGTATAGGAGAATTCACGATGCGATCGCTTCCCCACACTTTCCCAAGTATGGCATTTTTATTACTTATAATGGCAGGCTATAATCAAACTCAAATAGCGGTAGGATTGCCATCTTATAATCTGGCTGAAACTGCCCATAATCCCGCAATTATTGCTGAAAATTTAACGATGTTGGGGAGAGAAATAGCGGCAGGAAATGAGCAACTAGGTTTGCAATTATTCGATCGCGCTGTGCAAGTAGCAGAAACTATCGAGGATCGTTCTACTAAGATTGAAGCTTTATCTAATATAGCGATAAAATTAGCAGAAGTCGGACAAACCCAGAAAGCGAGACAACTATTAGATCGCGCTGTGCAACTGACTAGGAAAACCGATGAAAATTTTACCCTTTATCAGCAAGATCCGGCGCTGCGCGATGTGGCGATTAAAGTTGCACAAGCAGGGTTTACCGAAAGAGCTTTGCAGTTAACGCAAACGCTTGCTTCTAATACTCGCAAAGCAGAGGCGCTGAATGCGATCGCGAGTATTTTAGCAGAAAAAGGAGAATTAGAAACCGCCAGAAAAATCCTTTTACAAGCTTTACAAAAAGCCAGAGGAATTACGGGAGATTATGCTTACGAATCAAATGGCAGTTGCGGTAACGAAAAATTTGAGATTTTGGCTAAAATAGCAGGTAATTTAAGTTTATTATCCCAGTTTGACACGGCTTTACAGGTAGCTAAAAGCGTCACTGGTTGCAGTTCGGCTACAGGTGAAAGCGGAGAAAATTATCAAGCTTGGGCATATCTGGGAATTCTCGCACATATGGCAAATGCCAACCAAGTCAAGCAAGCTTGGGCAAGTTCTCAAAACATCCAAAACGATGTCGAAAAAGCGGAAGTTTGGTCGGCGATTGCGGTAAAATTGGCGGGAATGAATGAGGTAAATTTAGCGCGATCGATCGCTGCACAAATTTCCGAAAAAATCCCCACAACAACTAAAATAGATTCCGGTTCGGCGCTGCGAGAATTGGGCGTCAAAGAAAAGGCGCTGCGGAATATAGCAGTCAAATTAGCAGAAGTCGGACAATTTGATGCTGCTAAGCAGGTGGCAGAAACGATCCACGAACTGACTCCGGCAGAAATAGCAGCAAATCAAGATTTTAATCTAGGAAATCAAGCAAGAGAGAAAGCTTTTACTTTCGTGGAAATTGCTCGCCAGTTAGCTAAGGCAAAGCAAATCGAACCAGCTTTGCAGATAGTTAATAGCATTGAAAATGGGGAAATAAAAGCTTTAGGGATAATTGCGATCGCCCAAGAATTGCACACAGCAGGACAAGCACCGCAAGCTGAAAACCTACTCTCTCAAAACTTGCAATTACCTGCAATTTCCAACCCTGATGATTTTGCAGTAAATCAATCAATTATTAGGATTGCTGAAGCTTTAGTGAAAGCGGGACAAATTGAGCGATCGTTGCAGATTGCCGAGTCTCTCAAAAAAGACGATTCTAAACAAGAAGCGTTGACTAATATTGCTGTGCAATTAGCAGAAATAGGACAAGTCGATCGAGCTTTGCAAATTGCCAATACCTTAAGTTTACTCGGCCTTAAGGAGTCAGCTTTAACTAAAATCGCATCGAAATATTTAGAAATTGGACAACTCGATCGCGCTGTGCAGGTAGCCCAATCTCTCGAAGAGAATAACAAAGCCAATATTCTAGCAAAAATCGTCGATGCTTTTGCTAAATTAGGTAACTCTGAAACAGCTTTGCAAGTAGCGCAAACTATTCCCAGTCAGGAAATAAAAGCAAATGCGATCGCCAATATCGCTGCACGCACAATCAAATCCAAGTAAAAATTTTCTATTCCTCCTCTGCTTCTGGAATCGGAAATCTTTCTCCAGCTAAATAAGCTTCAAAATGCTTTTTGAAGTAAATCCAAGAAGTCATATCACTGTCTAATGGAGCTTTGGGGGCATTTTTGTACAAAGACATCCGGGTATTAATTTCATCCTGAAGCAATTGGGGTAAATCGTTAAAACTCTTCACTTTCTGACCGGTGGCGCTGTAGATAAGATGACCCGCTCGATCTGCCATTTTCATCCAAGGTAGCCAAGGGCCGATTCTATCCCAACAAATAAACATTTTAGAAACAGAAAGTATTTCTGGATTGTCGAGTTCTTCAGTGGGAACTGTCAGTTTAAACAATTCGGCTGCTTGATAAGTTTGTTGGGGACTGTACTCTTGAAATTTTTCATCTTCGGCAAGGGAATTTGGGTAAGTCGGAAATAAATCAAACACGAATGTAGTAATATCACCGTTCACTTCACCCGGAAAATTTCCTTTAAAGTGACCTTCTACCGGACTATTGGCAACGTGAATAACGGTGAGGGTTTCTCCCGTCCAGGGATTTTCCCATTTGTGCAGGATTTCATTTGTATTTGGATCGAGGTAATAAGTCAATTCTCTTGAGGTAAATTCCCAAGTCTTATCGTCATTTTCTATACATCTGCTAACGCTCATTCCCACGATATTGAAGAGGCGCTTTTTCTTCTCATTCGGCACAAAAGAGTATATCGAACCCGTCCAGGTGAGAAAGGTTTGGCTGCCATCTAGCGAGCTGCGTACTTTCACCCATTGCCTAGTATCAAATTCCTTGATTTCGTTAACCATTTACTGACTCCGGATCGTAACTTCACTACTAATTATCGCCTGAATTGGGAAGCAAGCGATCGAAATAGCGAAACAATAACAACCATAATGGGAGAGACACATGAATAACTATTAGCCTGACCAAGTGACCCGCAGTCACGATTTCAACGTGATGACCTAATGCGAGGGATACCAAAATCATTTCTGCCGAACCTCCCGGCGCTGTGACTAGCATACAGGTGAGCCAGTCCCACGGTGTCAGAAATTTGGTAATTCCTGCTGCTA
This window encodes:
- a CDS encoding VOC family protein, whose protein sequence is MTIQGIYEVCIGCREPLFLIQYWEQFGYRIGKIGELSAESTNKLYGVNSALRSIRLYHQDADHGLIRLMVWENPTNEGLQMSSMKVKGNRWGTALTADVLNISNHAEEAVKAGLPVKYIYPQWDVIYNKDRKVRPFVEPAIGVREMVMLQPLTRQIFFQRFNYTVTNYGKINESAHFKTSQITHMGIVVQDDSRETFRFYEETLGLLRVRDEDETSYESSETARPIFDLQPNERFFVTTFDDPRSSKSDWQAVRSGRLYIVRFPESIQLENHLDKAQPGCLGMSLYTYRVRGIEDYFHRVKASAAQNITEIETNEFGEQSFSFVSPDGYFWTLLSM
- a CDS encoding tetratricopeptide repeat protein → MVWFRSDKPNLQIDYLSTNIEIQSQSIGEFTMRSLPHTFPSMAFLLLIMAGYNQTQIAVGLPSYNLAETAHNPAIIAENLTMLGREIAAGNEQLGLQLFDRAVQVAETIEDRSTKIEALSNIAIKLAEVGQTQKARQLLDRAVQLTRKTDENFTLYQQDPALRDVAIKVAQAGFTERALQLTQTLASNTRKAEALNAIASILAEKGELETARKILLQALQKARGITGDYAYESNGSCGNEKFEILAKIAGNLSLLSQFDTALQVAKSVTGCSSATGESGENYQAWAYLGILAHMANANQVKQAWASSQNIQNDVEKAEVWSAIAVKLAGMNEVNLARSIAAQISEKIPTTTKIDSGSALRELGVKEKALRNIAVKLAEVGQFDAAKQVAETIHELTPAEIAANQDFNLGNQAREKAFTFVEIARQLAKAKQIEPALQIVNSIENGEIKALGIIAIAQELHTAGQAPQAENLLSQNLQLPAISNPDDFAVNQSIIRIAEALVKAGQIERSLQIAESLKKDDSKQEALTNIAVQLAEIGQVDRALQIANTLSLLGLKESALTKIASKYLEIGQLDRAVQVAQSLEENNKANILAKIVDAFAKLGNSETALQVAQTIPSQEIKANAIANIAARTIKSK
- a CDS encoding DUF1838 domain-containing protein, which codes for MVNEIKEFDTRQWVKVRSSLDGSQTFLTWTGSIYSFVPNEKKKRLFNIVGMSVSRCIENDDKTWEFTSRELTYYLDPNTNEILHKWENPWTGETLTVIHVANSPVEGHFKGNFPGEVNGDITTFVFDLFPTYPNSLAEDEKFQEYSPQQTYQAAELFKLTVPTEELDNPEILSVSKMFICWDRIGPWLPWMKMADRAGHLIYSATGQKVKSFNDLPQLLQDEINTRMSLYKNAPKAPLDSDMTSWIYFKKHFEAYLAGERFPIPEAEEE